The following DNA comes from Bacteroidales bacterium.
TTTAATATATCTTACTAATCTATGGAGTAGAACCGCTCTTCAAGTTTTGGTTAATATTAAAACGGAAGAAATAAATTCGCCGCAAGACCTTTATGATGTAGCTTACTCTATAGCTTGGGAAGATTATTTTAATTCTTCGGATACTTTTATGATCAATGCGGTTGTAAATAATAATCACTTTATAAATAATTCTCTTTTTGCTTCATTAAAAACGAAAGACGCAATTGTAGATAGAATTCGTAATAAATTCGGTTCAAGACCTTCTGTTGATAGGGAAAATCCTAATATTATAATAAATGTTCATATTTCGAAAAATATTTATAGTATTTCACTAAACTCAACCGGAATTCCGCTTTTTAAAAGAGGTTATAAAATTGCTGCAGTGCAATCGCCTTTAAATGAAGTGCTTGCTGCCGGAATTATTTCACTTTCGGGTTGGGATATGAAAACCCCGCTTTTCGATCCGTTTTGCGGCTCGGGAACTATTCTGATTGAAGCTGCAATGTTGGCCGCAAATCTTGCCCCAGGATTGTATCGTAATGATTTTACATTCTTAAATTGGAAAAATTTCGACAGAAATAAGTGGAACAAGATTGTTGATGAAGCGAAAAATAAAATGAAGTTCGAAATTCCATTGATTTTTGGTTCGGATATTTCTGCAAGAGCAATTTCAATTGCTGAAAAAAATATCGAAAATGCCGGATTTTCTGATTTTATAACTTTGAAAAAAGCTGCATTCGGCGATTTCATCCCTCCGGTTCAAAATGGTACCATAATTACTAATCCGCCTTACGGAGTAAGAACAGACGATACAAATATCCTTGAACTTTACGATAGGATTGGAAATAGCTTAAAACATAAATTTAAAGGATATTCTTGCTGGATAATTTCTTCCGACAATGAAGCTATTAATAAAATAGGATTACATGCTTCTACAAAAAAGAAATTATTCAACGGATCACTCGAATGTAAATTAATGGGTTATAAAATGTATTAGAATGTTGGGAGATTTTGTAGACACGGTAAAATTTTGTGTTGAAGTTATTCTTCCGCTACCGCTGAAAGGTAGTTTTACGTACTTATTGCCCGATGAGTTCAGTGATGTTGCAGTTGGCGAACGAGTTATAGTTCCGTTCGGAAATAGAAAATTTTATTCGGGAATTATTGTCAATATTATTGAAAGAGAAAAAGTTAAAACTAATTTCGAACTGAAAGAAGTTATTGCCGTTCTTGATAATCGACAGATTGTTCTTGAGAAACAACTTGAGTTGTGGAAATGGATGTCGTCGTATTATTTTGCAACTTTGGGTGAAGTTATGAATAACGCCCTTCCCGCGATGTTTAAAATTACCAGCGAAACGTTTATTTCATTGCATCCCGAATTTTCCGGAGAGATTTCTTCTCTTAGTGAAGCAGAAGTTGGTCTTACCAATGCCCTGATGAACAATGATAAACTGTCAATTAAGCAAGCTGCTGAAATTCTCAATGTTAAACCTGCAAAT
Coding sequences within:
- a CDS encoding THUMP domain-containing protein, with translation MKETLPYIATTLSGLEEVLETELQNLGATRTIKLNRAVSFDGTPDLIYLTNLWSRTALQVLVNIKTEEINSPQDLYDVAYSIAWEDYFNSSDTFMINAVVNNNHFINNSLFASLKTKDAIVDRIRNKFGSRPSVDRENPNIIINVHISKNIYSISLNSTGIPLFKRGYKIAAVQSPLNEVLAAGIISLSGWDMKTPLFDPFCGSGTILIEAAMLAANLAPGLYRNDFTFLNWKNFDRNKWNKIVDEAKNKMKFEIPLIFGSDISARAISIAEKNIENAGFSDFITLKKAAFGDFIPPVQNGTIITNPPYGVRTDDTNILELYDRIGNSLKHKFKGYSCWIISSDNEAINKIGLHASTKKKLFNGSLECKLMGYKMY